A genomic window from Micromonospora ferruginea includes:
- the rnhA gene encoding ribonuclease HI: MVEAESGRVVEIWTDGACSGNPGPGGWGTVLRWGDRERELCGGEAAATTNNRMELTAAIRALESLTRPVTVRLHTDSTYVRNGITGWLTGWKRNGWLTSAKQPVKNADLWQRLEAACARHDVTWLWVKGHSGHPENERADALANRGMTEARGAGAPATPRAASGQRSGRPSSISSGPSAGSAVPETASTS, translated from the coding sequence ATGGTGGAGGCGGAGAGCGGCCGGGTCGTGGAGATCTGGACCGACGGCGCGTGCAGCGGCAATCCCGGTCCCGGCGGCTGGGGCACGGTGCTGCGCTGGGGCGATCGTGAGCGGGAGCTGTGCGGCGGCGAGGCGGCCGCCACCACCAACAACCGGATGGAGTTGACCGCCGCGATCCGGGCGTTGGAGAGCCTGACCCGTCCGGTCACCGTGCGGCTGCACACCGACAGCACCTACGTGCGCAACGGCATCACCGGCTGGTTGACCGGGTGGAAGCGCAACGGCTGGCTGACCTCCGCGAAGCAGCCGGTGAAGAACGCCGACCTGTGGCAGCGGCTGGAGGCGGCGTGCGCCCGCCACGACGTGACCTGGCTGTGGGTCAAGGGCCACAGCGGGCACCCGGAGAACGAACGCGCCGACGCGCTGGCCAACCGGGGGATGACCGAGGCGCGGGGCGCCGGGGCACCGGCCACCCCGCGCGCGGCGTCGGGTCAGCGCAGCGGGCGGCCCTCCTCGATCTCCTCCGGCCCGTCGGCCGGGTCGGCGGTGCCGGAGACGGCGTCCACGTCGTAA
- a CDS encoding serine hydrolase domain-containing protein, protein MDSRWDGLRAEVRDAIDDLVSAGREAGVQVAAYLDGAPIVQEQAGLADTGAGRPMTADTPVHAVSTGKGLTATVVHVLAEQGRLDVDLPLAEVWPEFARHGKDRITLRHVLTHTAGLPALPADLTRADLADWARMCRLLADAEPLWAPGERLAYHAWTWGWLVGEVVRRVTGRSVSRVLAEDVAGPLGVERELFLAVPEEELPRLARLEDAGLSALMTWAGANLPHFDVVAPPGVRPDATTGADPDVLRAEVPSVGTMSARAVARMYAALLGPVDGVRLVSAERLRAICAPAVRAQEWVFGQESTFGLGYAVDDDGSFGTAGSGGSLAFAYPELGLTVAAVRNRLGAGDGDPMERLRVLVRDRVAEALAGQPGA, encoded by the coding sequence GTGGACAGCCGGTGGGACGGCCTGCGGGCCGAGGTGCGCGACGCGATCGACGACCTGGTCTCCGCCGGCCGGGAGGCCGGCGTGCAGGTGGCCGCCTACCTCGACGGCGCGCCGATCGTGCAGGAGCAGGCCGGCCTCGCCGACACCGGCGCCGGACGGCCGATGACCGCCGACACCCCGGTGCACGCGGTCTCCACCGGCAAGGGCCTCACCGCGACCGTGGTGCACGTGCTCGCCGAGCAGGGCCGCCTCGACGTCGACCTGCCGCTGGCCGAGGTGTGGCCGGAGTTCGCCCGGCACGGCAAGGACCGCATCACGCTGCGGCACGTGCTCACCCACACCGCCGGCCTGCCCGCCCTGCCCGCCGACCTCACCCGCGCCGACCTCGCGGACTGGGCGCGGATGTGCCGGCTGCTCGCCGACGCGGAACCGCTGTGGGCGCCCGGGGAACGGCTGGCGTACCACGCCTGGACGTGGGGGTGGCTGGTCGGCGAGGTGGTCCGCCGGGTCACCGGCCGGTCCGTGTCCCGGGTGCTCGCCGAGGACGTCGCCGGGCCGCTCGGCGTCGAGCGGGAGCTGTTCCTCGCCGTGCCGGAGGAGGAGCTGCCCCGGCTGGCCCGGCTGGAGGACGCCGGCCTGTCCGCGCTGATGACCTGGGCCGGGGCCAACCTGCCGCACTTCGACGTGGTGGCCCCGCCCGGGGTCCGCCCGGACGCGACGACCGGCGCCGACCCCGACGTGCTGCGCGCCGAGGTGCCGTCGGTCGGCACGATGAGCGCCCGCGCGGTGGCCCGGATGTACGCGGCGCTGCTCGGCCCGGTCGACGGGGTACGGCTCGTCTCCGCCGAACGGCTGCGGGCGATCTGCGCGCCGGCGGTCCGCGCCCAGGAGTGGGTGTTCGGGCAGGAGAGCACGTTCGGGCTCGGCTACGCGGTCGACGACGACGGGTCGTTCGGCACCGCCGGCAGCGGCGGCAGCCTCGCGTTCGCGTACCCGGAACTGGGGTTGACCGTGGCGGCGGTGCGCAACCGGCTCGGCGCGGGCGACGGCG
- a CDS encoding tyrosine-protein phosphatase: MTAPPQFSTLCNFRDLGGWRTADGRTVARGRLYRSDSLAKLAGDDLARFAALGIRTVIDLRYPWEIADRGRAPESLGVTWHNLSIEHRPYVQADIDPDVDPWRYLADRYAEVAEDGVVELRRALEVIADGEHPLVFHCASGKDRTGLLAALVLALLGVDEDRIATDFALTERATGRLVDEWRERNGGATPGWPAYGRAPAELIRLVLAELVAAHGSVRGYVTGRLGVGEDTIAALRDRLLTDDEKPHDDDASLWQAP; encoded by the coding sequence ATGACCGCACCCCCGCAGTTCAGCACCCTGTGCAACTTCCGGGACCTGGGCGGCTGGCGCACGGCCGACGGCCGCACCGTCGCCCGGGGCCGGCTCTACCGCTCCGACTCGCTGGCCAAGCTGGCCGGCGACGACCTGGCCCGGTTCGCCGCGCTCGGCATCCGCACCGTGATCGACCTGCGCTACCCGTGGGAGATCGCCGACCGCGGCCGGGCACCGGAGAGCCTCGGCGTGACCTGGCACAACCTGAGCATCGAGCACCGCCCCTACGTGCAGGCCGACATCGACCCGGACGTGGACCCGTGGCGCTACCTGGCCGACCGGTACGCCGAGGTGGCCGAGGACGGCGTGGTGGAGCTGCGCCGGGCGTTGGAGGTGATCGCCGACGGGGAACACCCGCTGGTGTTCCACTGTGCCTCCGGCAAGGACCGCACCGGGCTGCTCGCCGCGCTGGTGCTGGCCCTGCTCGGGGTGGACGAGGACCGGATCGCGACGGACTTCGCGCTGACCGAGCGGGCCACCGGCCGGCTGGTCGACGAGTGGCGCGAGCGCAACGGCGGCGCGACACCGGGCTGGCCCGCGTACGGGCGGGCGCCGGCCGAGCTGATCCGGCTGGTGCTGGCCGAGCTGGTCGCGGCGCACGGCTCGGTGCGCGGCTACGTCACCGGGCGCCTCGGCGTCGGCGAGGACACGATCGCCGCGCTGCGCGACCGGCTGCTCACCGACGACGAAAAACCGCACGACGACGACGCCTCCCTCTGGCAGGCTCCCTGA